A portion of the Chondrinema litorale genome contains these proteins:
- a CDS encoding TrkH family potassium uptake protein: MQKLSEQLNNLLYNQREKALRIIQLASGTQVMLGVALLVYRFGFLPEEENMLQVLKFFDLLFFANLVFFLIRWMLSIEKIQFLKNSWFETLLNFLILFQGLIYYLTEGYNILFEIIDLIGFRNPDLTYQHILSIFLLVLIFLELTKFSTRISDLELKPATTFINSFILLILIGTFLLMLPAMTTEKGSMPFIDALFISVSASCVTGLSVVDVSTYFTFKGHLVLLFLFQFGGIGIVSFATFFASFLSKGVSLKHQSIIQDFLSSESLDSAKGLLKKIILMTIIIELCGATLIFFTWDEELKFSSIGYKIFYSVFHSVSAFCNAGFSLFSDGLFTNDISQGSDVFAREVDINLRQMYLLHFIIAVLIILGGIGFTTIEDVTSPGRKGQKIKPRKEWKIGTKVAVYVTLSLIVIGTVGFMLLEAYQLTDRTIIDALITSFFQSVTTRTAGFHTMNFGGSEGGTPLSNPTIILVIFLMFIGAVPGSTGGGIKCTTFLVLALAAISNIKGQERIELEKRTIPTELVRKAFAIFMFATSYNFLAIFLLSITESGNPNAPSILTLVFEEISAFATVGLSMGITSNLTWMGKIIIISSMYVGRVGTLTLALAISNKVKTNSYRYPEGHVMVG, translated from the coding sequence ATGCAGAAGCTGAGCGAGCAGTTAAATAATTTACTTTATAATCAAAGAGAAAAAGCTTTAAGAATCATTCAATTAGCCTCTGGAACACAGGTTATGTTGGGTGTTGCGCTGTTAGTGTATCGTTTTGGATTTTTACCTGAAGAAGAAAACATGCTTCAGGTGCTTAAGTTTTTTGATTTACTGTTTTTTGCCAATCTGGTATTTTTCTTAATCAGATGGATGCTATCTATCGAAAAAATCCAGTTTCTAAAAAACTCATGGTTTGAAACATTACTCAATTTTCTCATTCTCTTTCAGGGGTTAATCTATTATCTTACAGAAGGCTACAATATCCTTTTCGAAATTATTGATTTAATAGGCTTTAGAAACCCGGATTTAACGTATCAGCATATTCTCAGTATTTTCTTGCTAGTACTTATCTTTCTAGAACTTACTAAGTTTAGCACAAGAATTTCTGATCTCGAATTAAAGCCCGCTACCACTTTTATCAATAGCTTTATCTTACTCATCTTAATTGGGACTTTTCTTTTAATGCTCCCTGCCATGACGACCGAAAAAGGAAGCATGCCTTTTATTGATGCCTTATTTATCTCTGTAAGTGCTTCTTGTGTTACAGGACTCTCTGTGGTAGATGTAAGCACCTATTTTACATTTAAAGGTCATTTAGTATTACTCTTTTTATTTCAATTTGGTGGAATTGGAATTGTTTCGTTTGCCACTTTCTTCGCCTCATTTTTATCGAAAGGAGTAAGTTTAAAGCATCAATCTATCATCCAAGATTTTTTAAGTAGTGAGTCATTAGATTCAGCCAAAGGCTTGCTTAAAAAAATTATCCTGATGACAATCATCATCGAACTTTGCGGAGCAACTTTAATATTTTTTACTTGGGATGAAGAATTGAAATTCAGCAGCATTGGTTATAAGATTTTCTACTCAGTATTTCATTCAGTTTCTGCCTTTTGCAATGCCGGTTTCAGCTTGTTTTCTGATGGCCTATTTACCAATGATATTAGCCAAGGAAGTGACGTTTTTGCCAGAGAAGTTGATATTAACCTGAGGCAAATGTACCTGCTCCATTTCATTATTGCTGTGCTTATAATTTTAGGAGGTATTGGCTTTACAACAATCGAAGATGTAACCTCACCCGGAAGAAAAGGGCAAAAAATTAAACCCAGAAAAGAATGGAAAATAGGTACTAAAGTAGCAGTCTATGTTACTCTATCTCTTATTGTGATTGGCACAGTTGGATTTATGCTACTCGAAGCCTACCAACTTACCGACAGAACAATTATAGATGCTCTAATTACATCATTCTTTCAGTCTGTAACTACAAGAACAGCGGGTTTCCATACCATGAACTTTGGTGGTTCTGAAGGAGGTACTCCCCTATCTAACCCAACCATTATATTAGTAATATTTCTAATGTTTATAGGAGCTGTACCGGGCTCAACTGGTGGAGGTATAAAATGTACAACCTTTCTAGTTTTGGCATTGGCCGCCATCTCTAATATTAAAGGTCAAGAACGAATCGAACTAGAAAAACGAACCATTCCTACAGAATTGGTAAGAAAGGCTTTCGCTATTTTCATGTTTGCAACTAGCTATAATTTTCTTGCAATCTTTCTACTTTCAATTACAGAATCGGGCAATCCCAATGCGCCAAGTATTTTAACACTAGTTTTCGAAGAAATCTCGGCCTTTGCTACAGTAGGTTTAAGTATGGGAATTACCTCAAACCTAACTTGGATGGGAAAAATTATAATTATTTCATCGATGTATGTTGGAAGAGTGGGCACGCTCACACTGGCTCTAGCAATCAGTAATAAGGTAAAAACCAATTCTTACCGCTATCCAGAAGGCCATGTTATGGTTGGATAA
- a CDS encoding tetratricopeptide repeat protein: MQKLFVVIFLCSIVFSVKAQEDDNIIDVNYKYNGEAASYNDKGFALMQEKNYDEAKTYFEKAISIDVTNITYFENLGLNLKKMKDFEGMLVNYENAIKYFPEEPDLYYYRGDALQELERYEEAIKAYNEAIKVSGDDEDVEYLYLYYFNRGNTYLKMKQYPSALNDFNRTIELEPYYHGAFNNRGFAKLKLQDKKGACEDWRKALELGNKTVSKYIVKYCN; this comes from the coding sequence ATGCAGAAGCTTTTTGTAGTAATTTTTCTTTGTTCAATAGTTTTTTCTGTAAAAGCGCAGGAAGACGATAATATTATTGATGTAAATTATAAATATAATGGAGAAGCGGCTTCATATAATGATAAAGGTTTTGCTTTGATGCAAGAGAAAAATTATGATGAAGCCAAAACTTATTTCGAAAAAGCAATTTCGATTGACGTTACAAACATCACTTACTTTGAGAATTTGGGGCTAAACCTCAAGAAAATGAAAGATTTTGAGGGTATGTTGGTAAACTATGAGAATGCTATTAAGTATTTTCCCGAAGAACCAGATTTGTATTATTACCGCGGGGATGCGCTTCAAGAATTAGAAAGGTACGAGGAAGCTATAAAGGCTTATAATGAAGCTATAAAAGTTAGTGGTGATGACGAAGATGTAGAATATCTTTATCTATACTATTTTAATAGAGGCAATACTTACTTAAAAATGAAGCAATATCCATCTGCTTTAAATGATTTTAACAGAACAATTGAACTAGAGCCTTATTATCATGGTGCTTTTAATAACAGAGGTTTTGCAAAGTTAAAGTTGCAAGACAAAAAAGGTGCGTGCGAAGATTGGCGAAAAGCTTTAGAATTGGGTAACAAAACTGTAAGTAAGTATATCGTGAAATACTGTAATTGA
- a CDS encoding GAF domain-containing hybrid sensor histidine kinase/response regulator, whose amino-acid sequence MIAPKVPDNENERLRNLQSYNILDTFPEQQYDDITTIASQICNTPISLITLVDKNRQWFKSRVGLGATETSREYAFCAHAINEPDQLFEVKNSFEDKRFHDNPLVTGEPRVIFYAGVPLVNSAGFSLGTLCVIDHEPRSLNDQQKETLKALSRQVISQLELRKKNIQLEEELKLKEERETELIRLKDLAEKSIVAKEEFLSNMSHEIRTPLNAVIGMTHLLIENNPREDQIAKLNTLHFAGENLLALVNDILDYNKIEAGKVNFENIPFNIIEITQNLKQAFIFKAEEKGVALKLFIDSDIPELIKGDPTRLVQLLNNLLGNALKFTQKGKVCLSIEILEENPDNLLLRFKVKDTGIGISKEQIDKIFERFSQANESTTRKYGGTGLGLSIVKKLLELQNSKIEISSQPEQGSCFSFDLRFDKVNEESAFVMNYKKKEQFPNSNKSAYDLSGIKVLLAEDNSINQIIASEFLKNWNVEIDYAVNGLEAVNKVIENDYDLILMDIQMPEMDGFEAAKKIKELGGTKAEIPILAMTASAMLGVRNKLHSFGMKDHILKPFNPKELNSKLAKYTRKIKH is encoded by the coding sequence ATGATAGCTCCAAAAGTACCAGATAATGAAAATGAGAGATTAAGAAACTTGCAGTCATATAACATCTTAGATACATTTCCTGAGCAGCAATATGACGACATTACTACGATTGCCTCTCAAATTTGTAACACCCCCATTTCACTCATTACTTTAGTAGATAAAAATAGACAATGGTTTAAATCTAGAGTAGGTTTAGGAGCTACAGAAACCTCTAGAGAGTACGCATTTTGTGCGCATGCGATAAATGAGCCCGACCAACTATTTGAAGTTAAAAATTCTTTTGAAGATAAACGTTTTCACGACAATCCATTAGTTACAGGCGAGCCAAGAGTTATTTTTTATGCAGGTGTACCTTTGGTAAATTCAGCAGGTTTCTCCTTGGGCACTCTCTGTGTAATTGATCATGAACCAAGAAGCTTAAACGATCAGCAAAAAGAGACATTAAAAGCACTTAGTAGACAAGTAATTAGCCAACTAGAATTAAGAAAGAAGAACATTCAATTAGAAGAGGAGCTTAAACTAAAAGAAGAAAGAGAAACTGAATTAATCAGGTTAAAAGATTTAGCCGAAAAAAGCATTGTGGCTAAAGAAGAATTTCTCTCTAATATGTCTCACGAAATTCGAACACCGCTCAATGCAGTTATTGGCATGACTCACCTATTAATCGAAAATAATCCGCGTGAAGATCAAATAGCAAAATTAAATACTTTACACTTTGCAGGCGAAAACTTGTTGGCTTTGGTAAATGACATACTCGATTACAACAAGATAGAAGCTGGAAAAGTAAACTTCGAAAATATTCCTTTTAATATTATAGAAATTACGCAAAATCTTAAACAAGCTTTCATTTTTAAAGCAGAGGAAAAAGGTGTTGCACTCAAATTATTTATTGACTCAGACATACCAGAACTTATTAAAGGTGACCCAACTAGGCTAGTCCAGTTACTTAATAACTTATTAGGAAATGCTTTAAAATTTACTCAAAAAGGTAAAGTATGTCTTTCGATAGAGATACTAGAAGAAAACCCAGACAATCTCCTGTTAAGGTTTAAAGTAAAAGATACTGGCATTGGTATTAGCAAAGAGCAGATAGATAAAATTTTCGAGAGGTTTTCACAAGCAAACGAAAGTACAACTCGAAAATATGGTGGTACAGGTTTAGGATTATCCATAGTAAAAAAGCTTTTAGAACTACAAAACAGTAAAATAGAAATAAGCAGCCAACCAGAACAAGGCTCATGTTTTAGTTTCGATCTAAGATTTGATAAGGTAAATGAAGAATCGGCTTTTGTGATGAATTACAAGAAAAAGGAGCAATTCCCGAATTCAAACAAAAGTGCTTATGATCTATCTGGCATTAAAGTATTACTAGCAGAAGATAATAGTATTAATCAAATAATTGCTTCTGAATTTTTAAAGAATTGGAATGTAGAAATCGATTATGCTGTAAATGGACTAGAAGCGGTAAACAAAGTAATTGAAAATGACTATGATTTAATTTTGATGGATATTCAAATGCCAGAAATGGATGGCTTCGAAGCAGCCAAAAAAATTAAAGAACTTGGAGGTACAAAAGCAGAAATTCCTATACTAGCCATGACTGCCTCTGCTATGCTTGGTGTGAGAAACAAATTGCATTCATTTGGGATGAAAGATCATATTCTTAAACCCTTCAACCCCAAGGAATTAAATTCAAAACTGGCTAAATACACCAGAAAAATAAAACACTAA